Proteins found in one Kwoniella bestiolae CBS 10118 chromosome 1, complete sequence genomic segment:
- a CDS encoding ATP phosphoribosyltransferase: MSGISSVLPSTTVTPLSAEPSAMGGRASKSSFGAESTMSLLVDSLKDRLLFAVPKKGRLMEKTLELLAGADIKYNRAHRLDVALVQNHPIALVFLPAADIPRFVALGSVALGITGQDVIAESTHAEQIDELLQLGFGKCSLQVQVPVTGPIQTVEGLSGGRIATSFEVLAAELFNGKEGVDSKTGKKTKVEYVGGSVEAACALGMADGIVDLVESGDTMRAAGLHAIHTLMKSEAVLITSKTPHPSLTPDLQSLIPLIKSRFAGVLASKKYVYASYNIERKHLDKALTITPGRRAATVSPLEEDGWVAVSSMVERKEVAKVMDELEKTGAEDILIFALDNCRVGV, translated from the exons ATGTCCGGCATCTCATCAGTCCTCCCTTCCACTACCGTCACTCCCCTCTCCGCCGAACCCTCAGCAATGGGAGGTCGAGcgtccaaatcatccttcgGGGCCGAATCAACCATGTCTCTCTTGGTCGACTCTCTCAAAGATAGGTTGTTGTTCGCTGTACCGAAAAAGGGTAGATTGATGGAGAAGACTTTGGAATTGCTGGCAGGGGCGGATATCAAGTATAACAGGGCTCATAGGTTGGATGTTGCGCTGGTGCAGAATCATCCTATTGCTTT AGTCTTCCTCCCAGCCGCCGACATCCCGCGATTCGTCGCCCTCGGATCCGTCGCCCTGGGCATAACAGGCCAAGACGTCATCGCCGAATCGACCCACGCCGAACAGATCGACGAACTCCTTCAGCTGGGCTTCGGTAAATGCTCCTTGCAAGTTCAAGTACCCGTCACCGGTCCTATCCAGACCGTCGAGGGCCTCTCCGGAGGAAGGATAGCCACCTCTTTCGAAGTGTTGGCTGCGGAGCTGTTCAatgggaaggaaggggttgaTTCGAAGACTGGGAAGAAGACCAAGGTGGAGTATGTAGGTGGGAGTGTAGAGGCTGCCTGTGCGTTGGGGATGGCAGATGGGATTGTGGATttggttg AATCAGGCGACACAATGCGCGCAGCAGGCCTCCACGCCATCCACACCCTCATGAAATCCGAAGCCGTCCTCATAACTTCCAAGACCCctcacccctccctcacACCGGACCTTCAATCTTTAATCCCACTCATCAAATCTCGATTCGCCGGTGTCCTCGCCTCGAAGAAATACGTCTACGCATCGTACAATATCGAGAGGAAGCACCTCGATAAAGCCTTGACTATCACTCCAGGACGACGGGCCGCTACTGTCTCTCCGCTCGAGGAGGACGGGTGGGTCGCTGTCAGTTCCATGGTGGAACGGAAGGAGGTCGCGAAAGTGATGGACGAGTTGGAGAAGACGGGGGCGGAGGATATATTGATTTTCGCGTTGGATAATTGTAGAGTTGGAGTTTAG